The following proteins come from a genomic window of Kitasatospora sp. NBC_01246:
- a CDS encoding NAD(P)-dependent alcohol dehydrogenase — MKAVQYRTAGAAPEVVTVPDPEPGPGQVLLKVTAAGVCHSDIAVMSLPAEQLSFPLPLTLGHEGVGTVAALGAGVTGFTEGDPVAVYGPWGCGSCAKCAEGKENYCLRAAELGIRPPGLGAPGAMAEYMIVDDPRHLVPLGGLDPVRAVPLTDAGLTPYHAIKRSLGKLVPGSTAVVIGTGGLGHVAIQLLRAMTAARVVALDVTEEKLALARAVGAHEAVLSDASAPAAVRALTGGVGAQVVLDFVGAPPTVASAGAMAAVEGDVTIVGLGGGSLPVGFGTLPYEVSVASPYWGTRPELIEVLDLARAGAVEVHVETYGIDDAPLAYERLHAGLINGRAVILPNG, encoded by the coding sequence ATGAAGGCAGTCCAGTACCGCACGGCCGGCGCCGCCCCCGAGGTGGTCACCGTCCCCGATCCGGAGCCCGGCCCCGGGCAGGTCCTGCTGAAGGTCACCGCCGCGGGCGTGTGCCACTCCGACATCGCCGTGATGAGCCTGCCCGCCGAGCAGCTGTCCTTCCCGCTGCCGCTGACCCTCGGCCACGAGGGCGTCGGCACCGTCGCGGCGCTCGGCGCCGGAGTGACCGGCTTCACCGAGGGCGACCCGGTCGCCGTGTACGGGCCCTGGGGCTGCGGCAGCTGTGCCAAATGCGCGGAGGGCAAGGAGAACTACTGCCTGCGCGCCGCCGAGCTCGGCATCCGCCCACCGGGCCTGGGTGCCCCGGGCGCGATGGCGGAGTACATGATCGTCGACGACCCGCGGCACCTGGTACCGCTCGGCGGTCTCGACCCGGTGCGGGCCGTCCCGCTGACCGACGCCGGTCTGACGCCCTATCACGCGATCAAGCGCTCGCTGGGCAAGCTGGTGCCGGGCAGCACCGCCGTGGTGATCGGCACCGGCGGCCTCGGCCATGTCGCGATCCAGCTGCTGCGCGCGATGACGGCGGCCCGGGTGGTCGCCCTGGACGTGACCGAGGAGAAGCTGGCCCTGGCCCGGGCCGTGGGCGCGCACGAGGCGGTGCTCTCGGACGCCTCGGCACCGGCGGCGGTCCGCGCCCTCACCGGCGGCGTCGGCGCCCAGGTGGTGCTGGACTTCGTCGGCGCCCCGCCGACGGTGGCCTCGGCCGGCGCGATGGCGGCGGTGGAGGGCGACGTGACGATCGTCGGCCTCGGCGGCGGCTCCCTGCCGGTCGGCTTCGGCACCCTCCCGTACGAGGTGTCGGTGGCCTCCCCGTACTGGGGCACCCGACCCGAGCTGATCGAGGTGCTGGACCTCGCCCGGGCCGGCGCGGTCGAGGTGCACGTCGAGACCTACGGCATCGACGACGCCCCGCTGGCGTACGAGCGCCTGCACGCCGGGCTGATCAACGGCCGCGCGGTGATCCTGCCGAACGGCTGA